A stretch of Spirosoma oryzicola DNA encodes these proteins:
- a CDS encoding GyrI-like domain-containing protein, with translation MQTKQAPPMTTLCYTTNTTLKELHQFWNVTAQGIYREANRLGLDIMGPVYWSYYGVDGNPDTVFRLEISLPVSKATGQPDGFSFKRREPFHCLAALHVGPWENLPETYQRLMPTVFEQGNQPNGICREVYLNMNLEQPHYNVTEVQIGLA, from the coding sequence ATGCAAACGAAACAAGCGCCCCCGATGACTACGCTGTGTTATACCACAAACACCACACTAAAGGAGCTTCATCAGTTTTGGAATGTTACGGCGCAGGGTATATACCGAGAAGCAAACCGGCTCGGCCTCGACATTATGGGGCCGGTATACTGGTCCTACTACGGTGTCGATGGCAATCCCGATACGGTGTTCAGGCTGGAAATTTCCTTACCGGTCAGCAAAGCAACCGGACAGCCTGACGGATTTTCTTTTAAGCGTAGGGAACCGTTTCATTGCCTGGCTGCGCTGCATGTAGGCCCGTGGGAGAATCTTCCCGAAACATACCAACGTCTAATGCCCACCGTTTTCGAACAGGGCAACCAGCCTAACGGCATTTGTCGGGAAGTGTACCTGAACATGAATCTGGAACAGCCGCACTACAACGTCACGGAAGTACAGATTGGCCTTGCGTAA
- a CDS encoding GNAT family N-acetyltransferase: protein MNLTDAAIRDNHHRHRFEMETDGKLSIVVYQNVDDETLALTHTEVDPSLEGKGVGSHLVEGVLAYAEQHNLKIVPLCPFVAAYLKRHPDWNRVVSTAYNTSDF from the coding sequence ATGAATCTTACCGACGCTGCTATTCGCGATAATCACCATCGTCACCGTTTTGAGATGGAAACGGACGGAAAACTATCTATTGTGGTTTACCAGAACGTTGACGACGAAACACTGGCGCTTACCCACACCGAAGTGGATCCGAGTCTGGAAGGAAAGGGCGTTGGGTCGCATCTGGTTGAGGGTGTACTCGCTTATGCGGAGCAGCACAACCTTAAAATCGTACCCCTTTGCCCGTTCGTAGCGGCTTATCTGAAGCGGCATCCTGACTGGAATCGGGTGGTGTCGACAGCCTATAATACCAGCGATTTCTAA
- a CDS encoding NAD(P)/FAD-dependent oxidoreductase, whose protein sequence is MIHQLSITLSPEHAYDDAAFREQVLRSLKISTDSSAVVRKRRQSIDARGRQIRIHVDTDVFVSETPPPLIGYKKPKVDVSSAPQAIVVGAGPAGLFAALRLVELGIKPIVLERGSDVRTRRRDLAAINKNHIVNPESNYCFGEGGAGTYSDGKLYTRSTKRGDVRRILEIFVAHGATEEILVDAHPHIGTNKLPNVVADLRQSILNAGGEVRFDTKVTDLILEKGELKGVVTATGEALTGIGVILATGHSARDIFYLLQDRNVLIEAKPFAMGVRIEHQQSLIDQFQYHRPDRGDYLPAASYSLVTQTRFNGVDRGVFSFCMCPGGFIVPAATAPGELVVNGMSPSRRDSKYANSGLVVAITDQDLKPYADEGPLAGLALQQDLERWACRMGSKDSSQPSQVAPAQRVADFVDGRVSTDLLPTSYQPGLTSVDMAAVLPDHIAQPLRQGLRDFGRKMQGYLSNNGQVIGVESRTSSPVRIPRDRDTCEHVGVRRLFPCGEGAGYAGGIVSAAMDGERCAEQLVHLYKTSL, encoded by the coding sequence ATGATTCACCAACTTTCTATTACTTTATCACCGGAACACGCCTACGACGATGCCGCTTTTCGGGAGCAGGTGCTGCGCTCGTTAAAGATTTCTACCGATAGCTCGGCAGTTGTTCGCAAACGGCGGCAGTCGATTGATGCGCGTGGACGGCAAATCCGCATTCACGTCGATACGGACGTGTTCGTTAGTGAAACCCCGCCCCCACTCATCGGCTACAAAAAGCCGAAAGTAGATGTCAGCAGCGCTCCACAGGCTATTGTAGTTGGCGCGGGACCGGCGGGTCTGTTTGCCGCTTTACGTCTGGTTGAACTGGGTATCAAACCTATTGTCCTAGAACGCGGCAGCGACGTTCGCACCCGCCGACGTGATTTAGCGGCCATCAATAAAAACCATATCGTTAACCCAGAGTCGAACTACTGCTTTGGCGAAGGCGGAGCAGGTACGTATTCAGACGGTAAATTATATACTCGTTCCACCAAACGGGGTGATGTCCGTCGCATCCTGGAAATTTTTGTGGCCCACGGAGCCACCGAAGAAATTCTGGTGGATGCACACCCGCATATTGGTACCAACAAACTTCCCAACGTAGTCGCCGATCTTCGGCAAAGCATCCTCAACGCCGGTGGTGAAGTTCGCTTCGACACGAAAGTTACCGACCTTATTCTGGAGAAAGGTGAGCTGAAAGGCGTCGTTACGGCAACGGGAGAAGCCTTAACCGGCATCGGAGTTATTCTGGCTACCGGGCACTCCGCACGCGACATTTTCTACCTGCTGCAAGACCGGAATGTCCTGATTGAGGCAAAGCCGTTTGCAATGGGCGTTCGCATTGAGCATCAGCAAAGTCTGATTGATCAGTTTCAGTACCACCGACCCGACCGGGGCGACTACTTACCCGCAGCCTCGTACAGTTTGGTAACACAAACCCGTTTCAATGGGGTAGATCGGGGTGTTTTTTCGTTTTGTATGTGTCCGGGTGGATTTATTGTGCCAGCGGCTACGGCTCCAGGCGAGTTGGTCGTTAACGGGATGTCGCCATCGCGCCGGGATTCTAAGTACGCCAATTCAGGGCTGGTCGTTGCGATTACGGATCAGGACCTGAAACCTTATGCCGACGAAGGCCCACTGGCCGGGCTGGCTTTGCAGCAGGATTTGGAACGATGGGCGTGTCGAATGGGTAGCAAGGACAGTAGCCAGCCGTCACAGGTTGCTCCTGCCCAGCGCGTGGCCGATTTTGTGGATGGACGCGTGTCAACAGACCTGCTACCCACGTCGTATCAGCCGGGCCTGACCTCGGTAGATATGGCAGCGGTATTGCCCGACCATATTGCGCAGCCCCTGCGTCAGGGATTACGTGATTTTGGCCGCAAAATGCAAGGTTATCTGAGTAACAACGGTCAGGTAATCGGTGTTGAAAGTCGTACTTCGTCGCCGGTACGGATTCCGCGTGACCGCGATACCTGTGAACACGTAGGGGTTCGGCGGTTGTTTCCCTGTGGCGAAGGGGCTGGTTACGCGGGTGGTATTGTTTCAGCGGCTATGGATGGCGAACGCTGCGCCGAGCAGCTTGTACACTTATATAAAACGAGTTTATAG
- a CDS encoding VOC family protein, with translation MKLNAGIITDKLPETKQFYCNILHFGVTFENEFYVLLHTPNRQAELAFLLPDHPSQQDLFKPSFGGKGVFLTLELDDVDAEYKRLKDLGIPLAIDLRDEPWGDRHFAIVDPNGVGIDLVTYAPPSKA, from the coding sequence ATGAAACTGAACGCTGGCATCATTACCGACAAGCTCCCAGAAACTAAACAGTTCTACTGTAACATACTCCATTTCGGCGTTACGTTCGAAAATGAATTCTACGTATTACTGCACACACCGAACCGGCAAGCAGAACTTGCCTTTCTGTTACCAGACCATCCTTCCCAGCAAGATCTGTTTAAGCCTTCTTTCGGCGGGAAAGGCGTTTTCCTAACCCTTGAACTGGATGACGTTGACGCAGAATACAAGCGATTGAAAGACTTAGGTATTCCTCTGGCGATCGATCTGCGCGACGAACCCTGGGGCGACCGCCACTTTGCTATCGTTGACCCAAACGGTGTTGGCATTGACCTCGTCACCTACGCACCACCGAGCAAAGCCTAA
- a CDS encoding helix-turn-helix transcriptional regulator — protein MNRLDRLTAILIHLQTKRVVRAQELADRFGISLRTVYRDVRSLEEAGVPIGAEAGVGYFLTDYHLPPVMFTNAEASSLLLAAKLIEKWTDQSVRTEFDSALFKIKSVLKRPDQEHLDDLAPNVDVSKPSARPPYADGLLSTIQQAIARHHVLDLHYHSLYNDTETKREVEPVGLYHYSLTWHLIGFCRIRQDYRDFRLDRIRSMTDTGQRFARHERLSLQEYIQRERSGCDMPVINVTLVFPKSVARFIHESKYTWGFDAEEDLGKYVRIHLNTPYLEGLARWLLTFGTTITIEQPDSLLTLMHTLAEEVRDHYAAQAVLT, from the coding sequence ATGAATCGTCTCGACCGTCTAACCGCAATTCTGATTCACTTACAAACTAAACGGGTGGTACGCGCGCAGGAATTGGCCGACCGTTTTGGCATTAGTCTGCGTACCGTTTACCGCGACGTTCGGTCACTGGAAGAAGCGGGTGTTCCAATCGGGGCCGAAGCCGGTGTCGGTTATTTTCTGACAGACTATCACCTGCCGCCCGTTATGTTCACCAACGCCGAAGCCAGTTCGCTGCTTCTGGCCGCCAAGCTGATCGAAAAATGGACGGATCAATCGGTACGAACCGAGTTTGATTCGGCCCTATTCAAGATAAAATCAGTCCTAAAGCGTCCCGATCAGGAGCATCTCGACGACCTGGCTCCCAATGTCGATGTGTCGAAGCCATCGGCGCGTCCACCGTATGCGGACGGGCTACTTTCCACCATCCAGCAGGCAATCGCCCGGCACCACGTGCTTGATCTGCATTATCATTCACTGTACAACGATACCGAAACAAAGCGCGAAGTAGAACCGGTTGGCTTGTATCACTACAGTTTGACGTGGCATCTGATTGGCTTTTGTCGCATACGGCAGGATTACCGCGATTTTCGCCTTGACCGGATTCGATCCATGACGGATACCGGCCAGCGTTTTGCGCGTCACGAACGATTGTCGTTGCAGGAGTACATCCAGCGGGAACGTAGTGGCTGCGATATGCCGGTCATTAACGTTACGCTTGTATTCCCCAAATCCGTGGCCCGCTTTATCCATGAGTCGAAGTATACGTGGGGCTTTGACGCCGAGGAAGATCTGGGCAAATACGTCCGGATTCACCTCAATACGCCCTATCTGGAAGGGCTGGCCCGCTGGCTCCTTACCTTTGGAACGACTATTACAATCGAGCAGCCCGACTCGCTGCTGACACTGATGCATACGCTCGCCGAAGAAGTCAGAGACCATTATGCTGCGCAAGCTGTACTGACGTAA
- a CDS encoding acyl-CoA dehydrogenase family protein → MQPITTTPPRNKVDPFESPDFYCLDDLLMAEHKLVRSAVRDFVKREITPIIEDYAQRAEFPAQLVQKFGKIGAFGATIPTEFGGGGLDQISYGLMLQEIERGDSGMRSCVSVQNSLVMYPIYTFGSEEQKQKYLPGLAKGEMLGCFGLTEANHGSDPGSMETNFIERSDYYLLSGSKLWITNAPFADIAIVWAKNEQGKVRALIVERGMEGFSTNEIGNKWSLRASSTGELIFQDVKVPKENLLPEAFGLKSAIRCLDQARYGIAWGALGAAMECYEVARRYALDRTQFNKPIASFQLVQKKLAEMLTAITQAQLLCWRLGMLKNEDRATNAQISLAKRNNIEIALRVARDARQILGAMGISGDYPIMRHLMNLESVSTYEGTHDIHLLILGAEITGIPAYK, encoded by the coding sequence ATGCAGCCAATAACCACCACCCCTCCCCGAAATAAGGTAGATCCGTTTGAGTCACCTGACTTTTACTGCCTTGACGATCTTCTGATGGCCGAACACAAGCTGGTACGTTCGGCAGTACGCGATTTTGTAAAGCGTGAGATTACGCCGATCATCGAAGACTATGCGCAACGGGCTGAATTTCCGGCTCAGCTGGTTCAGAAATTTGGTAAGATCGGCGCGTTCGGAGCCACAATCCCGACGGAATTTGGGGGCGGTGGCCTGGATCAGATTTCGTATGGCTTGATGTTGCAGGAGATCGAGCGGGGCGATTCGGGCATGCGCTCGTGCGTGTCGGTCCAGAATTCGCTGGTGATGTATCCGATCTACACGTTTGGCTCGGAGGAACAGAAACAAAAATACCTGCCTGGACTAGCCAAGGGAGAAATGCTTGGCTGCTTTGGCCTGACTGAAGCGAACCACGGTTCGGATCCGGGTAGTATGGAAACGAATTTTATCGAGCGAAGCGATTATTACCTGCTAAGTGGTTCTAAGCTATGGATCACCAACGCGCCTTTTGCGGACATAGCGATTGTTTGGGCCAAAAACGAACAGGGAAAGGTTCGGGCGCTGATCGTAGAGCGTGGTATGGAAGGGTTCTCCACAAACGAAATAGGTAACAAATGGTCGCTTCGGGCCAGCAGTACCGGTGAGTTGATTTTCCAGGACGTAAAGGTGCCAAAAGAGAATTTATTGCCGGAAGCGTTTGGGCTAAAAAGTGCGATACGGTGCCTGGATCAGGCTCGTTACGGCATTGCCTGGGGAGCGCTTGGAGCGGCTATGGAGTGCTACGAAGTGGCTCGTCGGTACGCCCTTGACCGAACGCAGTTCAACAAGCCGATTGCTAGCTTTCAGTTGGTGCAAAAAAAGTTGGCCGAAATGCTGACGGCCATTACCCAGGCGCAATTGCTCTGCTGGCGACTAGGTATGCTTAAGAACGAAGACCGGGCGACCAATGCTCAGATTTCGCTGGCAAAGCGTAACAATATTGAAATTGCCCTGCGCGTAGCGCGTGATGCCCGCCAGATTCTGGGAGCGATGGGCATTTCCGGCGACTACCCGATTATGCGTCACCTGATGAACCTTGAATCCGTCAGTACATACGAAGGTACGCACGATATTCACTTGTTGATATTGGGGGCGGAGATCACAGGTATTCCGGCGTATAAATAA
- a CDS encoding sialidase family protein produces MDLTSSYRSLFEKPSLSSLTQLYQFGLGVYHADKWRELSSYLRWEVKHKLGLFPKSGYLRFTNDRPLRLDADSGSPETLPVHIPVRLEKAALPWQLLITNSRSQQWGYLFGDEHSLYSSFDGGKTATCRYRFPNPIQSLFVSSAGYVFVCSHGDLMCSTDQGHSFATVLTLASTSSYFLPNNGMTELPDGRLVLGEYGVVRQQNAWQNLAYVYYSTNQGASWQRSDFLIRDGVNKHVHLVKYSVYLNSLFLTDGDNKKQVWQNRTLSQLDQPAHANGHGWHRLNQSHYQTGGYLSMAELNGNVFFGSDYLGGTNFIVSTTDGYRFDKQIIPDPYRRSPVMNMLTRRAEAGKTELWAVLHNSISSSTRSLLMFSTDEGKTWTRVIDYDGTQHEIKLVNASPKLVDNVYFALISRQQNQFEQAVFCVSAV; encoded by the coding sequence ATGGACCTTACATCAAGTTACCGTTCTCTGTTCGAGAAACCTAGCCTAAGTTCACTGACGCAACTTTACCAGTTTGGCCTTGGTGTCTATCATGCCGACAAATGGCGAGAATTATCTTCCTACTTGCGCTGGGAAGTCAAACACAAGCTCGGCTTATTTCCTAAAAGTGGTTACCTGCGTTTTACAAACGATAGGCCGCTTCGGTTAGATGCCGACTCCGGCTCTCCTGAAACGCTCCCCGTTCATATACCGGTTCGTCTTGAGAAAGCAGCGTTACCGTGGCAACTACTGATAACCAACTCCCGTAGCCAACAATGGGGTTATCTGTTCGGCGATGAGCATAGTCTTTACAGCAGCTTCGACGGTGGCAAGACGGCAACCTGCCGATATCGGTTCCCCAATCCGATTCAGTCACTTTTTGTATCCAGTGCCGGCTACGTGTTTGTCTGCTCCCACGGAGATCTGATGTGCAGCACGGACCAGGGCCATTCGTTTGCCACCGTACTCACGCTGGCGAGTACCAGCAGCTATTTCCTGCCCAACAACGGCATGACCGAACTACCCGATGGTCGCTTGGTTCTCGGCGAATACGGTGTCGTTCGTCAGCAAAATGCCTGGCAGAATCTGGCGTATGTGTACTACTCCACCAATCAGGGAGCCAGTTGGCAACGTTCCGATTTTCTGATCCGCGACGGCGTCAACAAACACGTTCATCTGGTAAAATACAGTGTGTATTTGAACAGCCTGTTTCTGACGGATGGCGATAACAAAAAACAAGTATGGCAAAACCGAACGCTCTCGCAGCTCGATCAGCCTGCTCACGCGAACGGACACGGCTGGCATCGGCTGAATCAGAGTCACTACCAAACGGGCGGCTATCTGTCAATGGCAGAACTTAACGGCAACGTATTCTTTGGGTCTGATTACCTGGGAGGCACCAATTTTATCGTCTCCACGACCGATGGTTACCGATTTGACAAGCAGATCATTCCTGACCCGTATCGCCGGAGTCCGGTCATGAACATGCTGACGCGTCGGGCGGAGGCCGGTAAAACGGAATTATGGGCTGTTCTGCACAATAGCATTTCATCTTCTACGCGGTCGCTGCTGATGTTTTCGACCGATGAAGGGAAAACGTGGACGCGAGTGATCGATTACGACGGAACCCAGCACGAGATAAAACTCGTAAATGCGTCCCCAAAACTCGTTGATAACGTTTACTTCGCCCTTATTTCCCGACAGCAAAATCAATTTGAGCAAGCAGTTTTCTGCGTATCAGCGGTCTGA
- a CDS encoding DUF3224 domain-containing protein, which produces MKATAQRTYQSRKEESYDELAGAPTLTQTWVRNRFEGDIEGESWEEYLVMYRTDNSYAFVLLERVIGKLGNRSGSFVVQGRGTSENGTVRAELTILPGSGTGDLAGLRGHGYLITPSGQSSTVTFDYDLDSPAAKQQVR; this is translated from the coding sequence ATGAAAGCAACCGCACAGCGCACCTATCAATCCCGGAAAGAAGAATCGTACGATGAACTGGCAGGAGCGCCTACACTTACGCAAACCTGGGTACGAAACCGGTTCGAGGGCGATATCGAAGGCGAAAGCTGGGAAGAATACCTTGTGATGTACCGCACTGATAATTCGTACGCCTTTGTGCTGCTGGAACGCGTTATCGGGAAGCTCGGCAATCGGTCAGGGAGTTTCGTCGTTCAGGGCAGAGGCACATCCGAAAACGGCACGGTCCGGGCGGAACTGACAATTCTGCCCGGCAGCGGTACGGGCGACTTGGCTGGATTACGAGGACACGGTTACCTAATCACGCCCTCTGGACAATCGTCAACGGTTACGTTTGATTACGATCTTGATTCCCCTGCTGCTAAACAACAAGTACGATGA